GCCGAACACCACCACCGTGTCGCCCGGTTCGGGTCGCAGCACGTTCAGCACCGCCCCCGCGCCGGTCTGCACACCGCAGCCGAACGGGGCCAGCAGCTCGGGCGGCACGCCGTCCGGCACCGCGATCGCGTTGCGCTCGGTGGCCAGCGCCAGGGTGGCGAACGAGGACTGGCCGAAGAAGTGCCCGTGCAGCGGCGAGCCGTCGGCGCCGCGGAGCGTGGCACTGCCGTCCGCCCGGCTGCCGCCGAACAGGTTCAGCCGGGGCCAGTGCGCGCACCGGATCGGCTCCCCGGTCCGGCAGTCGCGGCACTCGCCACAGGAGGCGAAGGTGAGCAGCACGGTCTGACCGACCGTCAGCCGGGTCACCGCGCCGCCGACCGCCTCGACCGTCCCGACGCCCTCGTGGCCGAGCACGGCGGGCAGCGGGCCCGGGGTGTGCCCGGCCCGGACGCTCAGGTCGGTGTGACAGATCCCGGCGGCGGCGATCCGGACCAGCACCTCGTCGGGGCGCGGGTCGTCCAGTCGGACCGGCTCCAGGGTGAACGGCTCCCCCTGGCCCCGGACCACGGCGGCGGTGGCGGTCGGCATGGCTCTCAACTCCAGTTCTGCGTCGGCCGGTAGAGCCGGGCCTCGGTCTGCCGCTCGTACGGCAGCCCGGGCGGCAGGTCGATCAGCTCCAGCTGCAGGCCCCACGGGGCCCGGAAGTACACCCAGCGGTCGCCGTCGATCGGGCCGCCGTCGGCCACCGTCTCCGGCCGGCCGAGCACCTGCACGCCGGGCTGGGCCCGCAGGTACGCGGCGGCGGCGTCCACGTCGGTGACCGCGATGGCCAGGTGGTGACCGCCCCAGTCGCTGTTCCTGGGCAGCTCGCGGCGCTGGTCCGGCGAGCTGTACTCGAACAGCTCCAGGTTGGTCACCGGACCCAGCCGGAGCATCGCCACGTACGCGGCGGCCCGGTGGTGGACGCCGAGCTGACGGGTCATCCAGTCCCCGTCCGGATCGTTCACCGGACCGGACCGGTAGAGCAGTTGGGCCCCGATCACCTCGGTGAAGAAGGTGACCGCCTGGTCGAGGTCGGGCACGGTGTACGCGACGTGGTGCACGGCGAGGGCACCGGGGATGGCGCTCATGATTCGATCCTCACGGGCGGGTGCGGCGGCGGGGCAGCGGACGGCGGCGCGGGGCGGGCCGGGCGCCGAGGGTCAGGCAGAGCAGTTCGGCGCCGAGCGGGCCGGCCTGCAGGTCCAGGTCCTGGCCCGCCGGGACCAGCAGCAGGTCACCGGCGTCGGCCAGGTGCTGGGCCCGGTCGGGCCGCTGCTCGGCGACCACCGGGCCGCGCAGCACGTACCAGGCGGCCTCGGTCTCCGGGCGGCCCGCGCGGTGGTGGGTGCCGCCGGGGCTGAGCCGGAGGTGTTCGAAGGACTCGCAGTCGGCGGCGACCAGGTCCCGGCGGGCCAGGCAGCTCACGCGGGTGCGCTCGCTGCCCGGGCCGACCACGGTCATGGCGGACGCGGAGGCGGTGGTGACGATCATCGGGGGCCTTCTCCCGGTACGGCCAGGACGGCGTGGAAGTACTCCAGGCCCGATTCCCCGGCGGTGAGGACGAGTTCGGCGCCCAGCGGCAGCGTGACGGCGGTGCCTTCGGCGAGCGGCACGTCGGCTTCGTCGGTGCTCGCCCGGCCGGCGCCGGCGGTGACGTAGAGCGTGTGCTCGACGCCGTCGGCGGTCAGCTCGATGCTCTGCTGCGGGTCCAGCCAGCTGAGGCCGACACCGCGCAGCGGACCGGTGAGCACCTGGCCGGGGTCGACGGCGCGGCCCCGGCGGAGGGCGGTGATCGCGGTGCTGGTCATCTCGGACGCTCCTTGTTGAGACCTGTTGCTTCGAAGGTGTCCCGCCCGGTGTCCCGGGCGGGAGGGGACGGGGTCCCGATCAGGGCTCACTCCCCGCCGGGACGGCTGCGCCACGGCGGTCCAGGACCGACCTGCCCGGCTCCAACTCCGGCTTGCGTGCCGGGAGTTCACGGCTGACCGCGTCGGGCAGCACGGTCAGGCAGAGCAGCTCGGCGCCGAGCGGGCCGCCGTGCAGGTGCACCCGGCCGCCCTCGGGGGCGAGCAGCAGATCGCCCTCGGCCAGCAGGTGCTGCGGCTGCTCGGGGCAGTCCAGCAGCGCGACCGGTCCGCGCAGCACGTACCAGGCCGCCTCGGTGCCCGCCCGGCCGGCGAGGTCGTAGCAGGCGCCGGGGCTGAGCCGGACGTGGTCGACGGCCTCGGTCTCGCTGTGCAGCATGCCCCGGCGGGCCAGGCAGCGGGTGCGGACCCGCTGGGTGCCCGGGCCGAGGTGCACGGCCGCGTGGGCCGTGTCGGAGACGATCATCGGGACTCCCCGGGTCGTTCGGACGGCGGCACGGTGAGCACCGCGTGGACGTACTCCAGCCCGTCGTTCCCGGCGGTGAAGGCCGCCGAGCTGCCGAGCGGGAGGGTGACGGACCGGCCGGGCTCCAGTGGCACCCGGACGTCCGCGGCGGCGGCCCGGCCGCTGCCGGCCGTCACGAAGACGGTGTGCTCGGTCGCGTCGGCGGCCAGCTCGGTCCGCTCGCCGGGCCGCAGTCGGACCAACTCGAGGTGACGCAGCGGCCCGGTGAGCACCACGCCGGGGTCGATCGGGCCGACCCGGCGCAGGTTGGTCACCACGGCGTGCCGCAGGATCGGGGTGCGTGGTCGGGGTAGTGGGGCGGGCATTTCGATCACCAGCCAGTCCAGCGCCTCGGTGCCCGCGTTGCGGAGACCGTGGGTGGTGCCGAGGCCGGTGAGTACGACATCACCGGCCTCGACGGGGTGGGGCCGGCCGTCGAGGATGATCTCCCCCCGGCCGGTGAGGAGGATGTAGGCCTCCTCGGTGCGGGTGTGCAGGTGCTCCCCGCTGACGCCGCCGGGCGGGAGGCTGGCCCACTCGACCGCCTCCCAGCCGCCCAGCAGTCCCGGCCTGCGGGCCAGGCAGGCCCAGTGGGTCAGGCCGTGGGCCCCATGCACGCCGTGCACGTCCGCGGGGCCGCGGGTGTCGGCGACGATCACGGTGCTACGCATGCCAGTTCCTCCAGTTCGGTGGCCGCCCGGCCGATCTCGGCGGCGGTCAGGTCATCGGCGAAGCAGCCGTCGCCGATCCCGACCGGCAGCGGGAAGCGCTGCCGGCCGTCCCGGTGCCGGATGGTGTCGGTGAGCGCATCGGCCAGCGTCTCCGGCTCCAGCAGCGGGTGCCGGACCGGGAGTTGCAACCGGCGCATCAGGCCGAGGATCCGGTCCCGTTCGGCGGTCTCGACCAGTCCCCTCCGCTGGGCGAGCACCGTGGTCAGCGCCATGTCGAGGCAGACCGCCTCGCCGTGCAGGAGTTCGGGCAGCGCCCGCATCTCCACGGTCGGGCTGAACGAGTGGCCGTAGTCCATCGAGCGCTCCAACCGGTGCTCCCAGAGGTTGGGTTGGAGCTCCTGGAGCATCCCGTGCACCGCCCGGACCAGCACCTCGCCGCCGGGGGTCGGGCCCTGGAAGCGCTGGTCGATCAGCGCCTCGCCGGTCCGGTCCAGCAGCTCGAACAGCTTCCGGTCCTTGATCAGGGCGACCTTGAGGATCTCGGCCAGGCCGTTGCTCAGGTGCCGCTGGTCCAGGGTGGCCAGGAAGGCCGGGTCCAGCAGGGTGGCCACCGCCGGGTGGTAGGTGCCGAGCCGGTTCTTGTGCCGGCCGAAGTTCACCCCGGTCTTGGCCCCGACGCCCGCGTCCACCAGGCCGATCAGCGTGGTGGGCACCCGGACGAACGGGGTCGAGCGGCGGTACAGGCTGCAGGCCAGGCCGACCACGTCCATCAGGACGCCGCCGCCCATCGCGATCACCGGCTCGGCGCGCCGGGAGACCCCGAAGTGGTCCATCCACTCGGCGACCCGGAACACCGACTCCATCGTCTTGACCTCCTCGTGCGCCGCCAGCACGCCGAGCTCGACCGCCAGGCCCCGGGTCCCGAAGTAGGCCCGGATCTTGTCGCCGTAGAGCGCGTGCACGGTCTCCTCCACCACCACCAGCCGCCGCCCCGGGGTGGCACCGGCGCTCGCCAGCGCCGGGTTGCCCGGGTTGAGCAGCTGCGGGGTGAAGGCCACCTGGTAGGTGACGGGGAGGGCGGTACTGACCGTCCAGGCACTCACCGGCTCGCCGGTGGTGAACAGCCCGTGGTTGTTGGTCTTGCCGGCCACGGTGGGCCTCCTTCGTCGTCCTCGGTTCGGAGCTCCACCGTCGCGAGCCCGACGTCCCGGACGCACGGGGGCTCCGCCCGCACCCGGTCCCGGTCGGCCGAACGGGACATCCGGGGTCACGGACCGGGACGTACGGTGGGATGGGAGGCAGTGCGATGTACTTCACCGACCGGAAGGACGCGGGGCGGCAGCTGGCCGCCCGGCTCGGGACGATCCCCGACGCGGTGGTGGTGGGCCTGCCGCGCGGCGGCGTACCGGTGGCCGCCGAAGTGGCCAAGGTGCTCGGGGCACCGCTCGACATCTGCGTGGTGCGCAAGCTCGGGGTGCCGCGCCAGCCCGAGCTCGGCATGGGGGCGATCGGCGAGGGCGGCGCCCGGGTGGTGAACGAATACGTCCGCCAGGCCGCCCATGTGACGAACGCTCAGCTCGCCGCGGTGGAACGCGCCGAACAGGCCGAGCTGGCCCGCCGGGCCGAGCGCTACCGGGGCGGCCGGCCGCCGGTCGAGCTGCGCGGGCGGACCGTCGTGGTGGTGGACGACGGGATCGCCACCGGCTTCACCGCCAAGGCCGCCTGCCGGATCGTCCGGCAGCGCGGCGCCGCCCGGGTGGTGCTGGCCGTCCCGGTCGCGCCGGCCGAGTGGCGGGACGGGCTGCGCGGCGAGGCCGACCGGCTGGTCTGCGTGCACGAGCCCCGGGGGTTCCTGGCGATCGGCGCGTTCTACGCCGACTTCGACCAGACCACGGACGCGGAGGTGCTCGACGCTCTACTCGGCTGACCGGACGCGGCACAAGAGTCACGATCGGCACTGGACAATCTGACCAGCCCTGGCGGGTCCCGGCTGCTCAGCTTGTACACATTGAGCAGCCGATCATCGTCCTGTTGCCCGATCAATCCGGCGGGAGCAAGCTCAGCGCACCGCAAGCCTCAACGTGGAGGAACCCATGACCGCCAACGCCGTTGAACTGACCCCCGAGGAGCTGGAGGCCGGGCTCGACGCGGAGCAGCTGCGCCGCCTGGTGGGCCTGGTCGAGCACGACGCCGCCGGTGACCCGTTCCCGGTCATCGCCCAGGACGCCATCGTCTTCGTGGTGGGCAACGCCACCCAGGCGGCCCAGTTCTACCAGGCCGTCTTCGGCATGGAGCTGGTCGCCTACTCCGGTCCCGAGACCGGCCGCCGGGACCGCAAGGCCTTCGTGCTGCGCTCCGGTTCCTGCCGCTTCGTGATCAAGGGCGGGGTCTCCCCTGACAGCGCGCTGCTGGACCACCACCGCCGCCACGGCGACGGTGTGGTGGACCTCGCGCTCGAGGTGCCGGACGTGGACAAGTGCATCGCGCACGCCCGGGCCACCGGCGCCACCGTGCTGGAGGAGCCGAACGACGTCACCGACGAGCACGGCACCGTGCGGCGCGCCGCGATCGCCACCTACGGCGAGACCCGGCACACCCTGGTCGACCGCTCCCGCTACCACGGCCCGTACCTGCCCGGCTTCGTCGCCGCGCAGACCCGGGTGCAGCGCCCGGAGGGCCACCCCAAGCGCCTGTTCCAGGCCCTGGACCACGCGGTCGGCAACGTCGAGCTCGGCAAGATGGACGAGTGGGTCGGCTTCTACAACCGGGTCATGGGCTTCGAGAACATGGCCGAGTTCGTCGGCGACGACATCGCCACCGAGTACTCGGCGCTGATGAGCAAGGTGGTCGCCAGCGGCAACCACCGGGTGAAGTTCCCGCTGAACGAGCCCGCGATCGCCAAGAAGAAGTCGCAGATCGACGAGTACCTGGAGTTCTACGGCGGCCCCGGCTGCCAGCACCTGGCGCTGGCCACCAACGACATCCTGACCACGGTGGACATCCTGCGCGCCAACGGCGTGGAGTTCCTGAACACCCCCGACTCGTACTACGACGACCCGAAGCTGCGCGAGCGGATCGGCAAGGTCCGGGTCCCGGTCGAGGAGCTCAAGAAGCGCGGCATCCTGGTCGATCGTGATGAGGACGGCTACCTGCTGCAGATCTTCACCAAGCCGCAGGGCGACCGGCCGACGGTGTTCTTCGAGTTCATCGAGCGGCACGGTTCGCTGGGCTTCGGAAAGGGCAACTTCAAGGCCCTGTTCGAGTCCCTGGAGCGCGAGCAGGACAAGCGCGGCAACCTCTGAGACCGGCTCGGGAGGATCACGAAGATGGCGCACTACCGGCA
This genomic interval from Kitasatospora gansuensis contains the following:
- a CDS encoding NAD(P)-dependent alcohol dehydrogenase encodes the protein MPTATAAVVRGQGEPFTLEPVRLDDPRPDEVLVRIAAAGICHTDLSVRAGHTPGPLPAVLGHEGVGTVEAVGGAVTRLTVGQTVLLTFASCGECRDCRTGEPIRCAHWPRLNLFGGSRADGSATLRGADGSPLHGHFFGQSSFATLALATERNAIAVPDGVPPELLAPFGCGVQTGAGAVLNVLRPEPGDTVVVFGAGAVGLSALLAARLTPAARLVAVDVRPDRLMLAHELGATDVVDAGAEDPVEAVRELTKGRGAEHTLETSGQLGALGAAVRALAIGGTCAVVGAPPAGSQLALDVPALLDRVPRIVGVNQGASRPGRFLPALVDLYLAGRLPVDRLVRTFPFAAVERAAAAAAAGEVVKPVLVMP
- a CDS encoding cupin domain-containing protein; the protein is MIVSDTAHAAVHLGPGTQRVRTRCLARRGMLHSETEAVDHVRLSPGACYDLAGRAGTEAAWYVLRGPVALLDCPEQPQHLLAEGDLLLAPEGGRVHLHGGPLGAELLCLTVLPDAVSRELPARKPELEPGRSVLDRRGAAVPAGSEP
- a CDS encoding cupin domain-containing protein, giving the protein MRSTVIVADTRGPADVHGVHGAHGLTHWACLARRPGLLGGWEAVEWASLPPGGVSGEHLHTRTEEAYILLTGRGEIILDGRPHPVEAGDVVLTGLGTTHGLRNAGTEALDWLVIEMPAPLPRPRTPILRHAVVTNLRRVGPIDPGVVLTGPLRHLELVRLRPGERTELAADATEHTVFVTAGSGRAAAADVRVPLEPGRSVTLPLGSSAAFTAGNDGLEYVHAVLTVPPSERPGESR
- a CDS encoding sedoheptulose 7-phosphate cyclase — translated: MAGKTNNHGLFTTGEPVSAWTVSTALPVTYQVAFTPQLLNPGNPALASAGATPGRRLVVVEETVHALYGDKIRAYFGTRGLAVELGVLAAHEEVKTMESVFRVAEWMDHFGVSRRAEPVIAMGGGVLMDVVGLACSLYRRSTPFVRVPTTLIGLVDAGVGAKTGVNFGRHKNRLGTYHPAVATLLDPAFLATLDQRHLSNGLAEILKVALIKDRKLFELLDRTGEALIDQRFQGPTPGGEVLVRAVHGMLQELQPNLWEHRLERSMDYGHSFSPTVEMRALPELLHGEAVCLDMALTTVLAQRRGLVETAERDRILGLMRRLQLPVRHPLLEPETLADALTDTIRHRDGRQRFPLPVGIGDGCFADDLTAAEIGRAATELEELACVAP
- the hppD gene encoding 4-hydroxyphenylpyruvate dioxygenase produces the protein MVGLVEHDAAGDPFPVIAQDAIVFVVGNATQAAQFYQAVFGMELVAYSGPETGRRDRKAFVLRSGSCRFVIKGGVSPDSALLDHHRRHGDGVVDLALEVPDVDKCIAHARATGATVLEEPNDVTDEHGTVRRAAIATYGETRHTLVDRSRYHGPYLPGFVAAQTRVQRPEGHPKRLFQALDHAVGNVELGKMDEWVGFYNRVMGFENMAEFVGDDIATEYSALMSKVVASGNHRVKFPLNEPAIAKKKSQIDEYLEFYGGPGCQHLALATNDILTTVDILRANGVEFLNTPDSYYDDPKLRERIGKVRVPVEELKKRGILVDRDEDGYLLQIFTKPQGDRPTVFFEFIERHGSLGFGKGNFKALFESLEREQDKRGNL
- a CDS encoding VOC family protein, whose protein sequence is MSAIPGALAVHHVAYTVPDLDQAVTFFTEVIGAQLLYRSGPVNDPDGDWMTRQLGVHHRAAAYVAMLRLGPVTNLELFEYSSPDQRRELPRNSDWGGHHLAIAVTDVDAAAAYLRAQPGVQVLGRPETVADGGPIDGDRWVYFRAPWGLQLELIDLPPGLPYERQTEARLYRPTQNWS